ACAGTTTTATCTATTGAGACTAAAGGTAGTGCAACAACTGCTAAAAGTATTGAATATAGAGGTGTAAGTGCTAAAGATGTAACAGCTCCGAAAAAGGCTACTCCAATTACTCAAGAAGAGTATGTGGTTAAGATGCAAAACATGATGAAAAGATTTAGCGGTGGCGGTAATAGAGGTGGCCAAGGTAGTCAAGTTAGAAGTGTAATTATTAATTAATTTTTCCTACATAGTTATGAAAGTCTCCCGATGTAAAATCGGGAGACTTTTTTTGTTGTTAAATTTTCTAGATTTGGGAATTAAAGTCCTATTCGCACACATATAATGATTGCCAAAGAAAACTTACTAAAGACAAAACAACATTTTGAGATTTTAGATGGATTAAGAGGAATAGCTGCAATTGCAGTAGTTGTTTTTCATTTTATGGAAATAGCAATTACTGATTATAGTAAAAATTTCATTGGCCATGGTTATTTAGCAGTCGATTTCTTTTTCTGTCTATCTGGTTTTGTAATAGTCTATGCCTATGACAATAGAATTGGACAAATAGGCATCTGGCAATTTGTTAAGTTAAGGCTCATTCGTTTACAACCTTTAGTAATTATTGGCTCTATTTTAGGTTTGCTTACTTTTCTTTTTGACCCGTTTAGCGATTTTTATGCTAGTTATGGTTTTGGCAAAACTGCACTCATTTTTATAAGCTCTGTTTTCGTAATTCCATACCCAGTAATGGAGGAGCGATACTTTAATCTCTTCAATCTAAACGCACCTGCTTGGTCACTCTTTTGGGAATATATAATAAATATAGTTTACGCTTCAGCACTTTTTAAAGCTCCAAAAAGAGTCTTACAGCTACTAACCATATTAGGAGCAGTTATTCTTTTTTATGTAGCTTTTAATTCTAAAAATATTGCAGGTGGTTGGGGTGGTCCAAACTTTTGGGATGGTGGCGCAAGAGTTTTATTTTCATTCCTTTTCGGGATGTTAATTTATCGGTCAAATTGGATTATCAAAAATAACATAGGCTTTTTAGGATTGGGTATATTTTTATTAATTGGATTTTTAATTCCATATAATGATGAATACAACTGGCTTGTTGAGCCAATGCTAGCTATAATTTATTTCCCATTGATAGTTTCCTTAGGAGCTGGTAGTTCTTTAAAGCCATCAGTGAAAAAGTTGGCGGAATTATCTGGAGAAATATCATATCCACTATATATGACGCATTATCCTTTTGTTTGGATATTCCTAACTTACGTTGCTGTGGTTAAGCCCTCGCTTTCTACACTGGCTTTT
The sequence above is drawn from the Pedobacter frigiditerrae genome and encodes:
- a CDS encoding acyltransferase, which translates into the protein MIAKENLLKTKQHFEILDGLRGIAAIAVVVFHFMEIAITDYSKNFIGHGYLAVDFFFCLSGFVIVYAYDNRIGQIGIWQFVKLRLIRLQPLVIIGSILGLLTFLFDPFSDFYASYGFGKTALIFISSVFVIPYPVMEERYFNLFNLNAPAWSLFWEYIINIVYASALFKAPKRVLQLLTILGAVILFYVAFNSKNIAGGWGGPNFWDGGARVLFSFLFGMLIYRSNWIIKNNIGFLGLGIFLLIGFLIPYNDEYNWLVEPMLAIIYFPLIVSLGAGSSLKPSVKKLAELSGEISYPLYMTHYPFVWIFLTYVAVVKPSLSTLAFVIPISVISLIILAYLILIFIDTPIRNYLKNKLTKTSLN